In the Candidatus Electrothrix sp. GW3-4 genome, one interval contains:
- a CDS encoding DVUA0089 family protein, translating to MKITQIRTGLLIIIGALFCTATAGAEVISEIEPNNDFANAQHIDVSSFTVGLDSDITNSDIWPWVSIIGTGDGTFDYYSFEVSLAGTTASIDIDYNTFDTVVLLYDADGNLLAENDDNWSDPGSNSWASLIEYTSLPPGTYIVAVAKISPFGEPVGVSGGYGVHISLSQVGVSLPPDTPGQDTPAIDITDQIIMPMEATGQIIIKPFKYDRDRASFHLRDMEGIDIALLDAMANGTGLSFSSATIADSPIYSFSADSNELDADAQSLVYNDGVNSLHCRFNEQGCVVQISRANLSAEAVEELFTEEMTVRLALGENLYLNTSMWEKVESKGTPVLKYQKKN from the coding sequence ATGAAGATAACTCAGATCAGAACAGGACTCTTGATAATCATAGGGGCCTTGTTTTGCACTGCGACTGCCGGAGCTGAGGTCATATCAGAAATCGAACCGAACAATGACTTTGCGAATGCTCAGCATATTGATGTTTCCTCGTTTACTGTCGGCTTGGATTCTGATATCACCAACTCAGACATCTGGCCTTGGGTCTCCATTATAGGTACAGGTGATGGCACCTTTGATTATTATTCCTTTGAGGTCTCGCTGGCGGGAACGACTGCCAGCATTGATATCGACTACAATACCTTCGATACCGTCGTATTGCTCTATGATGCTGACGGCAACCTACTTGCCGAAAATGATGATAACTGGTCTGACCCTGGCTCAAATTCCTGGGCTTCACTTATTGAATATACCTCTTTACCACCGGGAACCTATATTGTTGCTGTCGCTAAAATTTCCCCCTTCGGCGAGCCAGTTGGCGTATCTGGTGGTTATGGGGTACACATTTCACTCTCCCAAGTTGGAGTTTCTCTTCCGCCAGACACACCTGGTCAGGACACTCCAGCGATAGACATAACCGATCAGATCATTATGCCGATGGAAGCAACCGGTCAGATCATTATTAAACCCTTTAAATACGATCGTGACAGGGCGAGCTTCCATCTCCGAGATATGGAGGGCATCGATATTGCGCTACTGGATGCCATGGCCAATGGCACGGGTTTGTCATTCAGTAGCGCAACGATCGCTGATTCTCCCATATACAGCTTTTCAGCTGACAGCAACGAGCTTGATGCGGATGCTCAATCCCTTGTCTATAATGACGGCGTCAATTCACTGCATTGTAGGTTCAACGAACAAGGTTGCGTTGTCCAAATTAGCCGTGCCAATCTTAGCGCAGAGGCAGTTGAGGAACTTTTTACTGAAGAAATGACGGTACGTCTTGCTCTCGGGGAAAATCTCTATCTCAATACCTCAATGTGGGAAAAAGTAGAGAGTAAGGGGACCCCCGTGCTCAAGTACCAAAAAAAGAATTGA